AGTTGTAGATGTGGGAAATACGAATATTGTACTTGGCCTATACGAGGGGAGTGCTTTACACCGTAATTGGAGGATCAGCACGAACCGTTCGGGAACCAGTGATGAATATGGAGTCCTGATTTACAACCTCTTCCGCCTAGCGGGCATCAGCGTCGAACGAATCGAAGGCGTAATTATTTCTTCGGTCGTCCCGCCACTTATGTTTGTCCTTGAAGAACTTTGTTTAAAATACTTAAATAGGGCTCCCTACATAGTAGGACCTGGAATAAAAACCGGCCTGAACATTCGCGTTGATAATCCCAAGGAAGTGGGGGCAGACCGGATTGTCAATGCTGTAGCGGCTTTGGAGCTTTATGGGGCACCGTGCATCATAGTAGACTTTGGTACAGCTACAACTTATGATTATATCGATGCGTCCGGACAGCTCTTGGGTTGTGCAATTGCACCCGGTATCGGTATTTCTACGGAAGCCCTATACCAGCGCGCTGCCAAGCTGCCCCGCATTGAGCTGATAAAGCCTAAAAGCGTAATCGGCAAAAATACGATTTCCGCCATGCAGGCCGGCATCGTTTATGGTTATGTGGGACAGGTGGACGGTATTGTTTCACGAATAATCGAAGAATACGGCACAAGCCCTGAAGTAGTAGCAACCGGTGGTTTGGCCGAGATGATCGCCAGCGAATCCCGGACTATTTCCGTAGTGAATCCCTTGTTAACCTTGGAAGGGCTACGCTTTATTTACGAAAAGAATGCAAAATAAAGAAAACTGACGAAAGTTGTAAATGAGGTAGAAGCATGAAAGACTATTTAATCCGCGGTACGGCTATGGATGGTAAAGTCCGGGCATTTGCCGTGAAAACGACCCATCTGACAGAAGAAATGCGACAAAGACATGGAACTACTCCCGTAGCTACCGCCGCTTTAGGCCGAACTGCAGCAGCCGCCCTTATGATGGGTGCAATGCTGAAAGGGGAAGAGAAGCTGACGGTTCAGGTGAAAGGCGGAGGACCGATTGGACAGATTGTGGTGGATGCGAACGCTAAGGGAGAAGTAAGAGGATATGTAAGTGAACCGCTTGTAGATCTCCCTTTGAATGCGGT
This Paenibacillus larvae subsp. larvae DNA region includes the following protein-coding sequences:
- a CDS encoding type III pantothenate kinase, encoding MILVVDVGNTNIVLGLYEGSALHRNWRISTNRSGTSDEYGVLIYNLFRLAGISVERIEGVIISSVVPPLMFVLEELCLKYLNRAPYIVGPGIKTGLNIRVDNPKEVGADRIVNAVAALELYGAPCIIVDFGTATTYDYIDASGQLLGCAIAPGIGISTEALYQRAAKLPRIELIKPKSVIGKNTISAMQAGIVYGYVGQVDGIVSRIIEEYGTSPEVVATGGLAEMIASESRTISVVNPLLTLEGLRFIYEKNAK